In Chlamydiales bacterium, a genomic segment contains:
- a CDS encoding right-handed parallel beta-helix repeat-containing protein encodes MTRAHAREESCYNGKQYYRTSIRHIESGGIGYDDGYTTLEAFLVADPSGSEITPFFDIRGHLFDNKECAANIGAGLRTLWRSRVYGVNVYYDYRNAKAFGLNQMGVGFETLGEIFDFRINGYLPFGSKISDPYDLAFETFFDHFALISEKYQSAMRGANAEFGFHLGTYESFDFYTAAGPYYFTGNIASSTFGGKVRIASTFQDILTLEISNSYDRTFHNNFQGQISLTFSFGKKKKPSCKFANGLNSRMIQPVSRQEIIVIDKTKKTSIAINPLTGLPYIFVFVDNTSSSKGTYESPYPTLVEAQNNSSPYDVIYVFPGDGTTTGMNSGISLQAYQKFWGSGISHPLQTTVGTITIPAYSSSSPIITNTNVDTDGNAVDLATNNVVSGFTITSALNDAIYGTDLQSLEVSSCTIENTNTFPIEASFSGDASISITDNQFLDNTNGILLTLNGTSSVVCSNNTFKSQTSVSSVPLEISVDSNSFSAYIENNIFNENTTGSIRFNIDNVVNADINLLNNTITNNGTGSQDVLGSSVVVISNGTSDNCSITLKDNMFSSNVSNSLYMYTSGEITTLAVTVSDNTMSDNGGSGIVLATPTHMLTLLATNNTITGCHNNGIAVISSASTTTGTITINNNTITDIGNTSNGIAINQDFSNLDLTISNNEILRCEGTGVVSYAPTGIDTWNLQISDNIITDCENLSSNAASGLDIEQFQNFEGSVTNNTFSGNAGTAVVVGSTLSAPVACLTLTDNNNSSDYLLSNPGDGTFYLSPCNAASVNVGTINTAGTIDAVQSCSNPVFCTP; translated from the coding sequence TTGACTCGCGCTCACGCACGGGAGGAAAGCTGTTATAACGGCAAACAATACTACCGAACAAGCATTCGTCATATTGAAAGTGGGGGTATTGGTTATGATGATGGTTATACGACTCTTGAAGCCTTTTTAGTTGCAGATCCAAGTGGATCGGAAATCACTCCTTTTTTCGATATTAGAGGTCATCTTTTTGATAACAAAGAATGCGCAGCTAATATTGGGGCTGGACTAAGAACTCTATGGAGAAGCAGAGTTTATGGCGTAAACGTTTACTACGACTATAGAAACGCGAAAGCTTTTGGCTTGAATCAAATGGGAGTTGGCTTTGAAACTCTTGGAGAGATATTTGATTTTCGGATAAATGGCTACTTGCCTTTTGGCTCAAAGATCTCTGATCCATACGACCTTGCCTTTGAAACTTTTTTCGACCATTTTGCGCTTATATCAGAAAAGTATCAATCTGCGATGAGAGGGGCCAATGCAGAATTTGGTTTTCACTTAGGAACATATGAATCGTTTGATTTCTATACAGCAGCGGGCCCTTATTACTTTACAGGAAATATCGCTTCCTCCACTTTTGGTGGAAAAGTGCGAATTGCCAGTACCTTTCAAGACATTTTAACTTTGGAAATTAGTAATTCGTATGACAGAACTTTTCACAACAATTTCCAAGGGCAGATCTCTCTAACCTTTTCTTTTGGCAAAAAGAAGAAACCTAGTTGCAAATTTGCAAATGGGCTAAATAGCCGAATGATTCAACCAGTGAGTCGACAAGAGATCATCGTCATTGATAAAACAAAAAAAACAAGCATTGCTATCAATCCCTTAACAGGCCTTCCTTATATTTTTGTATTCGTTGATAATACAAGCAGCTCAAAAGGCACCTATGAGAGTCCTTATCCTACTTTAGTTGAAGCACAAAATAATTCTTCACCATATGACGTCATTTATGTATTTCCTGGCGATGGAACAACTACAGGAATGAATTCAGGAATCTCTTTGCAAGCGTATCAGAAGTTTTGGGGATCTGGCATTAGTCATCCGCTACAAACTACTGTAGGTACGATTACCATTCCGGCATACAGTAGCAGCTCTCCCATCATTACCAATACGAATGTTGATACAGATGGAAATGCTGTTGATTTAGCAACCAACAACGTTGTCAGCGGTTTTACCATCACGTCTGCATTAAATGATGCCATCTACGGGACGGATCTTCAAAGCTTGGAGGTTTCTTCTTGCACGATTGAAAATACTAATACTTTTCCAATAGAGGCTTCTTTTTCCGGTGATGCATCGATATCTATAACCGACAATCAGTTTTTAGATAACACTAACGGAATCTTATTGACTCTTAACGGGACATCTTCCGTTGTCTGTTCAAATAATACATTTAAAAGCCAAACTTCTGTCTCTAGTGTTCCATTAGAGATATCCGTAGATAGCAATAGCTTCTCTGCCTATATTGAGAACAACATCTTTAACGAGAATACAACTGGTAGCATTCGATTTAATATCGATAACGTTGTTAATGCCGACATTAACTTGCTTAACAATACAATTACAAACAATGGAACAGGATCTCAAGATGTCCTGGGATCAAGTGTTGTTGTTATTTCGAATGGAACTTCAGACAATTGCTCAATCACATTAAAGGATAATATGTTTTCTAGCAATGTATCGAATTCTCTTTATATGTATACCTCAGGTGAAATTACAACTCTTGCAGTTACAGTATCAGACAATACAATGTCTGACAATGGAGGGTCTGGAATAGTTCTTGCAACACCAACTCATATGTTGACATTGCTTGCAACAAACAACACAATTACTGGATGCCATAATAATGGAATCGCTGTAATCAGTTCAGCATCTACTACAACAGGGACCATCACAATTAACAACAACACTATTACAGATATTGGAAATACATCAAACGGCATTGCGATAAACCAAGACTTCTCAAACCTTGATTTAACAATTTCAAATAATGAAATTCTTAGATGTGAAGGAACTGGGGTCGTTAGTTATGCGCCTACTGGTATCGACACTTGGAATTTGCAGATTTCGGATAATATAATCACTGATTGTGAAAATCTATCTTCGAATGCTGCCTCAGGTCTTGACATAGAGCAGTTTCAAAACTTTGAGGGGTCTGTGACTAATAATACATTTTCAGGGAATGCAGGCACAGCTGTAGTCGTAGGATCGACTCTATCGGCTCCTGTGGCCTGTTTAACTCTTACTGACAACAACAATAGCTCGGATTATCTCTTGAGTAATCCAGGAGATGGGACCTTCTATCTTAGTCCTTGTAATGCAGCATCTGTCAATGTGGGGACGATCAACACAGCTGGTACCATCGATGCTGTTCAATCCTGCTCCAATCCTGTATTCTGTACTCCTTAA